The following coding sequences lie in one Cronobacter universalis NCTC 9529 genomic window:
- a CDS encoding YhcH/YjgK/YiaL family protein, whose amino-acid sequence MIIGNIHALGEWLPAPFREAIEQVKQQVTAQTAPGKYDLDGNRLFFLLSEDMTEPLADRRAEYHARYLDIQIVLAGREGMTFSTLPPGAPDTDWLADKDIAFLPEGAQEKIVVLEEGDFVIFWPGEVHKPLCAVGDPAPVRKAVVKMLMA is encoded by the coding sequence ATGATTATCGGTAATATTCACGCGTTGGGCGAATGGCTGCCCGCGCCGTTCCGCGAAGCGATCGAGCAGGTAAAGCAGCAGGTGACGGCACAGACCGCGCCGGGCAAGTATGATCTGGACGGTAATCGCCTGTTTTTCCTGCTCTCGGAGGATATGACCGAGCCGCTGGCGGATCGCCGCGCCGAGTATCACGCGCGTTATCTGGATATTCAGATTGTGCTGGCGGGCCGCGAAGGGATGACCTTCAGCACGTTACCGCCGGGCGCGCCCGATACCGACTGGCTGGCGGATAAAGATATCGCGTTCCTGCCTGAAGGCGCGCAGGAGAAAATCGTGGTGCTGGAAGAGGGCGATTTCGTGATTTTCTGGCCAGGCGAAGTGCATAAGCCGCTGTGCGCGGTGGGCGACCCGGCCCCGGTGCGCAAAGCAGTTGTGAAGATGTTGATGGCGTGA
- the argF gene encoding ornithine carbamoyltransferase — MSALYQKSFLKLLDFTPAQIRLLLELSATLKSDKKNGVEVQKLAGKNIALIFEKDSTRTRCSFEVAAYDQGARVTYLGPSGSQIGHKESIKDTARVLGRMYDGIQYRGFGQEIVETLAQYAGVPVWNGLTDEFHPTQLLADLLTMQEHLPGKAFNEMTLVYAGDARNNMGNSMLEAAALMGLDLRLVAPESCWPAAELVTECQALAKETGGRITLTEDIAAGVKGADFIYTDVWVSMGEAKEKWAERIALLRSYQVNSQMLALTGNPNVKFLHCLPAFHDDQTTLGKQMAQEYGLKGGMEVTDEVFESSHSIVFDQAENRMHTIKAVMVATLSE, encoded by the coding sequence ATGTCTGCGTTGTACCAGAAATCGTTTTTAAAACTGCTCGATTTTACGCCTGCCCAAATCCGCCTGCTGCTGGAGCTTTCCGCAACGCTTAAAAGCGATAAGAAAAACGGCGTTGAAGTTCAAAAGCTTGCCGGAAAAAATATTGCGCTCATCTTCGAAAAAGACTCAACCCGCACGCGATGCTCTTTCGAAGTTGCCGCATATGATCAGGGCGCGCGCGTCACGTATCTCGGCCCGAGCGGCAGTCAGATTGGGCATAAAGAGTCAATTAAAGACACCGCCCGCGTGCTGGGCCGCATGTATGACGGCATTCAGTATCGCGGGTTTGGCCAGGAGATCGTCGAAACGCTGGCGCAGTACGCGGGCGTGCCGGTGTGGAACGGTCTGACCGATGAGTTTCACCCGACGCAACTTCTGGCGGATCTGCTGACCATGCAGGAGCATTTGCCGGGCAAAGCGTTTAATGAGATGACGCTGGTGTACGCGGGCGATGCGCGCAATAACATGGGCAATTCGATGCTGGAAGCCGCCGCGCTGATGGGGCTGGATTTGCGTCTGGTCGCGCCAGAGAGCTGCTGGCCCGCCGCAGAGCTGGTGACCGAGTGCCAGGCGCTGGCGAAAGAGACCGGCGGGCGGATCACCCTCACCGAGGATATCGCCGCGGGCGTGAAGGGCGCGGATTTCATCTATACCGATGTCTGGGTGTCGATGGGCGAAGCCAAAGAGAAATGGGCGGAGCGTATCGCGCTGCTGCGGTCATATCAGGTTAACAGCCAGATGCTGGCGCTGACCGGCAACCCGAACGTGAAATTCCTGCACTGTCTGCCGGCGTTTCATGACGATCAGACCACGCTCGGCAAGCAGATGGCGCAGGAGTATGGCCTGAAAGGCGGCATGGAAGTGACCGACGAGGTGTTTGAGTCGTCCCACAGTATCGTGTTCGATCAGGCCGAAAACCGGATGCATACAATCAAAGCGGTGATGGTGGCGACGCTGTCTGAGTAA
- the rraB gene encoding ribonuclease E inhibitor RraB produces MANPELLEEQREETRLIIEELLEDGSDPDALYTIEHHFSADDFDTLEKLAVEVFKLGYEVTDPEELELEEGGETVICCDALSECALNAELIDAQVEQLMNMAEKFNVEYDGWGTYFEDPDGEEDEDDDGMDEDDDGVRH; encoded by the coding sequence ATGGCAAACCCGGAATTACTGGAAGAGCAGCGCGAAGAGACGCGTCTGATTATTGAAGAGCTGCTTGAAGATGGCAGCGATCCTGACGCGCTGTACACCATCGAACACCATTTCTCGGCAGACGATTTCGACACGCTGGAGAAACTGGCGGTGGAAGTGTTCAAGCTTGGCTATGAAGTGACGGACCCGGAAGAGCTGGAGCTGGAAGAGGGCGGCGAAACCGTCATCTGCTGCGACGCGCTGAGCGAGTGCGCGCTGAACGCCGAGCTTATCGACGCCCAGGTCGAACAGCTGATGAACATGGCGGAGAAGTTTAACGTCGAATATGACGGCTGGGGCACTTACTTTGAAGACCCGGACGGCGAAGAAGACGAAGACGACGACGGCATGGATGAAGACGACGACGGCGTTCGTCACTAA
- the miaE gene encoding tRNA isopentenyl-2-thiomethyl-A-37 hydroxylase MiaE: MNYDALLLPVKNFLHCATPQAWIDEARAPENLPLLLTDHMICELKAAQTAMLLIRRYVADKSGSDELLGWLQPYEDFTYREGPEPDFLALHKRIGKSVMPHTDDPWGQALIDSMVLLIKEELHHFWQVREVMQARNIPYVKITASRYARGMRREMRTYEPATLVDKLICGAYIEARSCERFAALAPYLDDDLQKFYLSLLRSEARHYQDYLALAQQISPDDIAPRVQALGEAEARLINQPDAEFRFHSGVPARA; this comes from the coding sequence ATGAATTACGACGCACTCCTTCTCCCCGTTAAAAATTTCCTTCACTGCGCCACCCCGCAAGCCTGGATAGATGAAGCCAGAGCGCCGGAAAACTTACCGCTGCTGCTGACTGACCATATGATCTGCGAATTAAAAGCCGCGCAAACCGCGATGCTGCTCATTCGCCGCTATGTCGCCGATAAAAGCGGCTCTGACGAGCTGCTCGGCTGGCTACAGCCCTATGAAGATTTCACCTATCGCGAAGGGCCGGAGCCCGATTTCCTGGCGCTGCATAAGCGCATCGGTAAGAGCGTGATGCCGCACACCGACGATCCGTGGGGCCAGGCGCTCATCGACAGTATGGTGCTGCTCATCAAAGAAGAATTACACCACTTCTGGCAGGTGCGCGAAGTGATGCAGGCGCGTAACATCCCGTATGTCAAAATTACCGCCAGCCGCTATGCGCGCGGGATGCGACGCGAAATGCGCACGTATGAGCCTGCGACGCTGGTCGATAAGCTGATTTGCGGGGCGTATATCGAAGCCCGCTCGTGCGAGCGTTTCGCGGCGCTGGCGCCGTATCTGGATGATGACTTGCAGAAGTTTTACCTGTCGCTGCTGCGCTCGGAAGCGCGTCACTATCAGGATTATCTCGCGCTGGCGCAGCAGATTTCGCCGGATGACATCGCGCCGCGGGTGCAGGCGCTGGGCGAGGCGGAAGCGCGGCTGATTAATCAGCCTGACGCAGAATTCCGCTTTCACAGCGGCGTACCGGCGCGCGCCTGA
- a CDS encoding GNAT family N-acetyltransferase, translating to MMNVEAPVDIIMRRMTAADNAAVARVIRQVSAECGLTADKGYTVADPNLDVLYTQYSKPGHAYWVIELDGEVVGGGGIAPLVCSETDICELQKMYFLPVARGRGLAKKLALQAMDFARSQGYRRCYLETTAFLKEAIALYERLGFTHISEPLGCTGHVDCEVRMLKTL from the coding sequence ATGATGAATGTTGAGGCGCCGGTAGACATTATTATGCGCCGGATGACGGCGGCGGATAACGCGGCGGTCGCCCGGGTGATCCGCCAGGTTTCCGCAGAATGCGGGCTGACCGCGGATAAAGGCTACACCGTCGCAGATCCCAATCTCGACGTGCTTTATACGCAATACAGCAAGCCAGGCCACGCGTACTGGGTGATTGAATTAGACGGCGAAGTGGTGGGCGGCGGCGGAATTGCGCCGCTGGTCTGTAGCGAAACGGACATCTGCGAACTGCAAAAAATGTATTTTCTGCCCGTCGCGCGCGGCAGAGGGCTTGCGAAAAAGCTGGCGTTACAGGCGATGGATTTCGCCCGCTCGCAAGGCTATCGCCGCTGCTATCTCGAAACCACCGCCTTTTTAAAAGAGGCGATCGCGCTGTATGAACGCTTAGGCTTCACGCATATTTCGGAACCGCTCGGCTGCACCGGGCATGTGGATTGCGAAGTGCGAATGTTAAAAACGCTCTGA
- a CDS encoding YjgN family protein, producing MSDDNKFLAGNKTHAFSFQGSGGGYFPVWLVNILLTVFTAGLFLPWAMVRARRYFYENTELAGARFSYDAKGGAIFVGWICLALLYVVFVVNVVNDNTFLTLCMVLLFIAFAPFLIMQGLRYQLLMTKLNGLRFSFKASPLRAWWVMLGCPLLIAILVAVVMGLVFTIAGSSQSMTGIVVGIVLSVLVGLGGTALMQGIYAAQWYGLLVNNLQYGKHRFAINLNVKTCTFIYLKAMLLFVPFITVALIMLAPLMTQIMHYSVYGMNSQEEMLSFLISLIMSVLLPYFIYMIGILVCFSFAFVKVRNYAYQQMSLEGGITFRSTASVGSFVWIILSNFMVCGITFGLAWPWAKVRLTRYLLENTHVDGELDNLALVDHDEQPRNDPASVLGRGFSILPFAL from the coding sequence ATGTCGGACGATAATAAATTCCTGGCAGGGAATAAGACACACGCATTCTCGTTTCAGGGCAGCGGCGGCGGTTATTTCCCCGTCTGGCTGGTCAACATACTGTTAACGGTGTTCACCGCCGGGCTGTTTTTACCCTGGGCGATGGTGCGCGCGCGCCGTTATTTTTATGAAAATACCGAACTGGCAGGCGCCCGTTTTTCTTACGACGCTAAAGGCGGCGCGATTTTTGTCGGCTGGATCTGCCTCGCGCTTCTCTACGTGGTATTTGTCGTTAACGTCGTTAATGATAATACCTTTTTGACCCTCTGCATGGTGCTGCTGTTTATCGCTTTTGCGCCGTTCCTTATTATGCAGGGCCTGCGCTATCAGCTGCTGATGACGAAGCTTAACGGCCTGCGTTTTAGCTTTAAAGCCAGCCCGCTGCGCGCCTGGTGGGTGATGCTCGGCTGCCCGCTGCTGATTGCGATTCTGGTGGCGGTCGTGATGGGGCTGGTCTTTACGATTGCAGGCTCCAGCCAGAGTATGACCGGTATTGTTGTCGGTATCGTGCTGTCGGTTCTGGTAGGCCTCGGTGGAACTGCGCTGATGCAGGGCATTTACGCCGCGCAGTGGTACGGCCTGCTGGTCAATAACCTGCAGTACGGTAAACACCGTTTCGCCATCAACCTGAACGTAAAAACCTGCACCTTTATTTATCTCAAGGCGATGCTGCTGTTTGTGCCATTTATCACGGTAGCATTGATTATGCTGGCGCCATTGATGACTCAGATAATGCATTACAGTGTATATGGTATGAATAGCCAGGAAGAAATGCTTAGTTTTTTGATATCGCTGATCATGAGCGTTTTACTGCCGTATTTCATTTATATGATCGGCATCCTGGTCTGCTTTAGCTTCGCGTTCGTTAAAGTGCGTAACTACGCTTATCAGCAGATGTCGCTGGAAGGCGGGATTACGTTCCGCTCCACGGCGAGCGTCGGTTCTTTTGTCTGGATCATTCTGAGCAATTTCATGGTCTGCGGTATCACCTTTGGTCTGGCGTGGCCGTGGGCGAAAGTGCGCCTGACGCGCTACCTGCTGGAAAACACCCATGTTGACGGCGAACTGGATAACCTGGCGCTGGTCGATCACGACGAACAGCCGCGTAACGATCCGGCAAGCGTGCTGGGCCGTGGTTTCTCCATTCTGCCTTTCGCACTCTGA
- a CDS encoding valine--tRNA ligase — MEKTYNPQDIEQPLYEHWEQQGYFKPNGDESQESFCIMIPPPNVTGSLHMGHAFQQTIMDTMIRYQRMQGKNTLWQVGTDHAGIATQMVVERKIAAEEGKTRHDYGRDAFIEKIWEWKAESGGTITRQMRRLGNSVDWERERFTMDEGLSNAVKEVFVRLYKEDLIYRGKRLVNWDPKLRTAISDLEVENRESKGSMWHIRYPLADGAKTADGKDYLVVATTRPETLLGDTGVAVNPEDPRYKDLIGKYVVLPLVNRRIPIVGDEHADMEKGTGCVKITPAHDFNDYEVGRRHALPMINILTFDGDIRESAEVYDTKGNESDVYSNEIPAQFQKMERFAARKAIVAAVDELGLLEEIKPHDLTVPYGDRGGVVIEPMLTDQWYVRADVLAKPAVEAVENGDIQFVPKQYENMYFSWMRDIQDWCISRQLWWGHRIPAWYDAEGNVYVGRSEEEVRQENNLSADIALRQDDDVLDTWFSSALWTFSTLGWPENTDALRQFHPTSVMVSGFDIIFFWIARMIMMTMHFIKDENGKPQVPFKTVYMTGLIRDDEGQKMSKSKGNVIDPLDMVDGITLEELLEKRTGNMMQPQLAEKIRKRTEKQFPEGIEPHGTDALRFTLAALASTGRDINWDMKRLEGYRNFCNKLWNASRFVLMNTEEQDCGFNGGEKVLSLADRWILAEFNQTVKAYREALDNFRFDIAAGILYEFTWNQFCDWYLELTKPVMNGGSEAELRGTRNTLVTVLEGLLRLAHPIIPFITETIWQRVKVIAGIDADTIMLQPFPAFDASRVDDAALADTEWLKQAIIAVRNIRAEMNIAPGKPLALLLRGCSQDAQRRVNDNRGFLQTLARLESITVLPADDKGPVSVTKIIDGAELLIPMAGLIDKDAELARLAKEVAKIEGEIGRIESKLGNEGFVARAPEAVIAKEREKLAGYHEAKAKLIEQQGVISAL, encoded by the coding sequence ATGGAAAAGACATATAACCCCCAAGATATCGAACAGCCGCTTTACGAGCACTGGGAGCAGCAGGGCTATTTCAAACCCAACGGCGACGAGAGCCAGGAAAGCTTCTGCATCATGATCCCGCCGCCGAACGTCACCGGCAGTTTGCATATGGGTCACGCCTTCCAGCAAACCATCATGGACACCATGATCCGCTACCAGCGTATGCAGGGTAAAAACACCCTGTGGCAGGTCGGCACCGACCACGCCGGTATCGCGACCCAGATGGTCGTCGAGCGTAAAATCGCCGCTGAAGAAGGTAAAACCCGTCACGACTACGGCCGCGACGCCTTCATCGAGAAAATCTGGGAGTGGAAAGCGGAATCCGGCGGCACCATTACGCGCCAGATGCGTCGTCTGGGTAACTCGGTGGACTGGGAGCGCGAGCGCTTCACCATGGATGAAGGCCTCTCCAACGCGGTGAAAGAGGTGTTCGTCCGTCTTTATAAAGAAGATCTGATCTATCGCGGCAAGCGTCTCGTAAACTGGGACCCGAAACTGCGTACCGCTATCTCTGACCTGGAAGTGGAAAACCGCGAGTCGAAAGGCTCGATGTGGCATATCCGCTATCCGCTGGCGGACGGCGCGAAAACCGCCGACGGCAAAGATTACCTGGTGGTCGCCACCACCCGCCCGGAAACCCTGCTGGGCGATACCGGCGTTGCCGTAAACCCGGAAGATCCTCGTTATAAAGATCTGATCGGCAAGTATGTCGTGCTGCCGCTGGTTAACCGCCGCATCCCGATCGTCGGCGACGAACACGCCGATATGGAAAAAGGCACTGGCTGCGTGAAAATCACCCCGGCGCACGACTTCAACGACTATGAAGTCGGTCGTCGTCACGCCCTGCCGATGATCAATATTCTGACCTTTGACGGCGATATCCGTGAAAGCGCGGAAGTGTACGATACCAAAGGCAACGAATCTGACGTTTACTCAAACGAGATCCCGGCGCAGTTCCAGAAAATGGAGCGCTTCGCCGCGCGTAAAGCGATCGTGGCGGCCGTGGATGAACTCGGCCTGCTCGAAGAGATCAAACCGCACGATCTGACCGTGCCTTACGGCGACCGCGGCGGCGTGGTTATCGAACCGATGCTGACCGACCAGTGGTACGTGCGTGCCGACGTGCTGGCGAAACCGGCGGTGGAAGCGGTAGAAAACGGCGATATTCAGTTTGTGCCGAAGCAGTACGAAAACATGTACTTCTCCTGGATGCGCGATATTCAGGACTGGTGTATCTCCCGTCAGCTCTGGTGGGGCCACCGTATCCCGGCCTGGTACGATGCCGAAGGCAACGTCTATGTAGGCCGCAGCGAAGAGGAAGTGCGTCAGGAAAATAACCTGTCCGCGGACATCGCGCTGCGCCAGGACGACGACGTGCTGGATACCTGGTTCTCCTCCGCGCTCTGGACGTTCTCCACCCTCGGCTGGCCGGAAAACACCGACGCGCTGCGTCAGTTCCACCCGACCAGCGTGATGGTCTCCGGCTTCGATATTATCTTCTTCTGGATTGCCCGCATGATCATGATGACCATGCACTTCATCAAAGATGAAAACGGCAAGCCGCAGGTGCCGTTTAAAACCGTCTATATGACCGGTCTTATCCGCGACGATGAAGGCCAGAAGATGTCCAAATCCAAGGGCAACGTGATTGACCCGCTGGATATGGTCGACGGCATCACGCTGGAAGAATTGCTGGAGAAACGTACCGGCAACATGATGCAGCCGCAGCTGGCGGAGAAAATCCGCAAGCGCACCGAGAAGCAGTTCCCGGAAGGCATCGAGCCGCACGGCACCGACGCCCTGCGCTTTACGCTGGCGGCGCTGGCCTCCACCGGTCGCGATATCAACTGGGACATGAAGCGTCTCGAAGGCTACCGCAACTTCTGCAACAAGCTGTGGAACGCCAGCCGTTTCGTGCTGATGAACACCGAAGAGCAGGATTGCGGCTTCAACGGCGGCGAGAAAGTGCTGTCGCTGGCCGATCGCTGGATCCTGGCGGAATTCAACCAGACCGTGAAAGCGTACCGTGAAGCGCTGGATAACTTCCGCTTCGATATCGCGGCGGGCATTCTGTATGAATTCACCTGGAACCAGTTCTGCGACTGGTATCTGGAGCTGACCAAGCCGGTCATGAACGGCGGCTCGGAAGCTGAACTGCGCGGCACCCGCAACACGCTGGTGACCGTGCTGGAAGGTCTGCTGCGTCTCGCGCATCCGATCATTCCGTTTATCACGGAAACCATCTGGCAGCGCGTGAAAGTGATTGCCGGTATCGACGCCGACACCATTATGCTCCAGCCTTTCCCGGCGTTTGACGCCTCCCGCGTGGACGACGCGGCGCTGGCGGATACCGAGTGGCTGAAGCAGGCGATCATCGCCGTGCGTAATATTCGCGCCGAGATGAACATCGCGCCGGGCAAACCGCTGGCGCTGCTGCTGCGCGGTTGCAGCCAGGACGCGCAGCGTCGTGTTAACGACAACCGCGGCTTCCTGCAGACGCTGGCGCGCCTTGAAAGCATTACCGTGCTGCCTGCCGATGACAAAGGCCCGGTTTCCGTGACCAAAATCATCGACGGCGCCGAGCTGCTGATCCCGATGGCGGGGCTGATTGATAAAGACGCCGAGCTGGCGCGTCTGGCGAAAGAAGTCGCCAAAATCGAAGGCGAAATCGGCCGCATCGAAAGCAAACTCGGCAACGAAGGTTTTGTGGCGCGCGCGCCGGAAGCCGTTATCGCGAAAGAGCGCGAAAAACTGGCGGGCTATCACGAGGCGAAAGCCAAACTGATAGAACAACAGGGCGTCATTAGCGCGCTGTAA
- a CDS encoding DNA polymerase III subunit chi has product MKNATFYLLDNDDAVDGLNAVEQLVCDVAAARWRAGKRILIACVDEAQATRIDEALWKRDPDSFVPHNLAGEGPRGGAPVEIAWPQKRGSSPRELLISLLPEFAAFATAFYEVVDFVPYDESQKQLARERYKAYRAAGFHLTTATFTAPGTTQ; this is encoded by the coding sequence ATGAAGAACGCAACGTTTTACCTGCTGGACAACGACGACGCGGTGGACGGCCTGAACGCCGTCGAACAACTGGTGTGCGACGTTGCCGCAGCGCGCTGGCGCGCAGGGAAACGCATCCTGATTGCCTGCGTCGACGAAGCCCAGGCCACCCGCATCGACGAAGCGCTCTGGAAGCGCGACCCGGACAGCTTCGTGCCGCACAATCTCGCGGGCGAAGGGCCGCGCGGCGGCGCGCCGGTGGAAATAGCCTGGCCGCAAAAACGCGGCAGCAGCCCGCGGGAGCTCCTGATAAGCCTGCTGCCGGAATTCGCAGCTTTTGCCACTGCTTTCTATGAAGTGGTAGACTTCGTACCTTACGACGAATCCCAGAAACAACTGGCGCGCGAACGCTACAAAGCCTATCGCGCCGCCGGTTTCCACTTGACCACGGCCACCTTCACGGCGCCCGGAACGACACAGTAG
- the pepA gene encoding leucyl aminopeptidase: MEFSVKSGSPEKQRSACIVVGVFEPRRLSPIAEQLDKISDGYISALLRRGELEGKPGQTLLLHHVPNVLSERILLIGCGKERELDERQYKQVIQKTINTLNDTGSMEAVCFLTELHVKGRNTYWKVRQAVETAKETLYSFDQLKTNKSEPRRPLRKMVFNVPTRRELTSGERAIQHGLAIASGIKAAKDLGNMPPNICNAAYLASQARQLADSFSKNVVTRVIGEQQMKELGMHSYLAVGEGSQNESLMSVIEYKGSSEPDARPIVLVGKGLTFDSGGISIKPSEGMDEMKYDMCGAAAVYGVMRMVAELNLPINVTGILAGCENMPGGRAYRPGDVLTTMSGQTVEVLNTDAEGRLVLCDVLTYVERFDPEVVIDVATLTGACVIALGHHITGLMSNHNPLAHELIGASEQAGDRAWRLPLADEFQEQLESNFADMANIGGRPGGAITAGCFLSRFTRKYNWAHLDIAGTAWRSGKAKGATGRPVALLSQFLLNRAGFNGEE; this comes from the coding sequence ATGGAGTTCAGTGTAAAAAGCGGGAGCCCGGAAAAACAGCGCAGTGCCTGCATTGTCGTAGGCGTTTTTGAACCGCGCCGTCTCTCTCCCATCGCCGAACAACTCGATAAAATCAGCGACGGCTATATCAGCGCCCTGCTGCGTCGCGGTGAGCTGGAGGGCAAACCGGGCCAGACCTTGTTGCTTCATCACGTTCCGAATGTGTTGTCAGAACGTATCCTTCTGATCGGCTGCGGCAAAGAGCGCGAGCTGGATGAGCGTCAGTATAAGCAGGTCATTCAGAAAACCATCAATACTCTGAATGATACCGGGTCGATGGAAGCGGTCTGCTTCCTGACCGAGCTGCACGTCAAAGGCCGCAACACGTACTGGAAAGTGCGCCAGGCGGTGGAGACGGCGAAAGAGACGCTCTACAGCTTCGATCAACTGAAGACGAACAAGAGCGAGCCGCGCCGTCCGCTGCGCAAAATGGTGTTCAACGTGCCGACCCGCCGTGAACTCACCAGCGGCGAGCGCGCGATTCAGCACGGTCTGGCGATCGCTTCCGGCATTAAAGCCGCTAAAGATCTGGGCAATATGCCGCCGAACATCTGTAACGCCGCCTACCTCGCCTCCCAGGCGCGCCAGCTGGCGGATTCCTTCAGCAAAAACGTCGTCACCCGCGTGATTGGCGAGCAGCAGATGAAAGAGCTGGGGATGCATTCGTACCTCGCGGTCGGCGAAGGCTCGCAGAACGAATCCCTGATGTCGGTGATTGAATACAAAGGCAGCAGCGAGCCGGACGCCCGTCCGATTGTGCTGGTGGGCAAAGGGCTGACCTTTGACTCCGGCGGCATCTCGATTAAACCGTCCGAAGGGATGGACGAGATGAAATATGACATGTGCGGCGCGGCGGCGGTGTATGGCGTGATGCGCATGGTGGCTGAGCTGAACCTGCCTATCAACGTGACCGGCATCCTGGCGGGCTGCGAAAACATGCCTGGCGGCCGCGCGTATCGTCCGGGCGACGTGCTGACGACCATGTCCGGCCAGACCGTGGAAGTGCTGAACACCGACGCCGAAGGCCGTCTGGTGCTGTGCGATGTGCTGACGTATGTCGAGCGCTTCGATCCGGAAGTGGTCATCGACGTGGCGACGCTGACCGGCGCGTGCGTGATTGCGCTTGGCCATCACATTACCGGCCTGATGTCGAACCACAATCCGCTGGCGCATGAGCTTATCGGCGCGTCCGAGCAGGCGGGCGACCGCGCCTGGCGTCTGCCGTTGGCGGACGAGTTCCAGGAACAGCTGGAGTCGAATTTCGCGGATATGGCGAATATCGGCGGTCGTCCTGGCGGCGCGATTACCGCCGGATGTTTCCTGTCGCGCTTTACGCGGAAATATAACTGGGCGCACCTGGATATCGCCGGGACCGCCTGGCGCTCCGGCAAGGCGAAGGGCGCCACCGGCCGCCCGGTCGCGCTGCTGTCGCAGTTCCTGCTGAACCGCGCCGGGTTCAACGGCGAAGAGTAA
- the lptF gene encoding LPS export ABC transporter permease LptF gives MIIIRYLVRETLKSQLAILFILLLIFFCQKLVRILGAAVDGDIPTNLVLSLLGLGVPEMAQLILPLSLFLALLMTLGRLYTESEITVMHACGLSKAVLVKAAMVLALLTGIIAAVNVMWVGPWSSRHQDEVLAEAKANPGMAALAQGQFQQATNGNAVLFIESVNGSKFNDVFLAQLRPKGNARPSVVVADSGELSQRKDGSQVVTLNQGTRFEGTAMLRDFRITDFKDYQAIIGHQAVALDPDDAEQMDMQTLWQADSKSARAELHWRLTLVFAVIVMALMVVPLSVVNPRQGRVLSMLPAMLLYLIFFLLQTSLRSNGAKGKLDPLIWMWSVNLLYLALAVALNLWDTVPVRRIRARFARRGVIDAGI, from the coding sequence GTGATAATCATAAGATATCTGGTTCGGGAGACGCTCAAAAGCCAACTGGCGATTTTGTTCATCCTGCTGCTGATCTTCTTCTGCCAGAAGCTGGTGAGAATTCTTGGCGCGGCGGTGGACGGCGATATTCCGACAAACCTCGTGCTCTCGCTCCTTGGCCTGGGCGTGCCTGAAATGGCGCAGCTCATCCTGCCGTTAAGCCTGTTCCTCGCGCTATTGATGACGCTTGGCAGGCTCTATACCGAAAGTGAAATCACCGTCATGCACGCCTGCGGGCTGAGTAAAGCGGTGCTGGTGAAAGCCGCGATGGTGCTCGCGCTGCTGACTGGCATTATCGCTGCGGTGAATGTGATGTGGGTCGGCCCGTGGTCGTCGCGTCATCAGGACGAAGTGCTCGCGGAGGCGAAAGCCAACCCCGGCATGGCGGCGCTCGCGCAGGGCCAGTTCCAGCAGGCGACCAACGGTAACGCGGTGCTGTTTATCGAAAGCGTGAACGGCAGCAAATTCAATGATGTCTTCCTGGCGCAGCTGCGCCCGAAAGGCAACGCGCGTCCTTCCGTGGTGGTCGCCGATTCCGGGGAACTCTCGCAGCGTAAGGATGGCTCGCAGGTGGTGACGCTCAATCAGGGCACCCGCTTTGAGGGCACCGCGATGCTGCGCGATTTCCGCATCACCGACTTTAAAGATTACCAGGCGATTATCGGCCATCAGGCCGTGGCGCTGGACCCGGACGACGCCGAGCAGATGGATATGCAAACGCTCTGGCAGGCGGATTCCAAATCGGCGCGCGCCGAGCTCCACTGGCGCCTGACGCTGGTGTTCGCGGTGATTGTGATGGCGCTGATGGTCGTGCCGCTCTCGGTGGTGAACCCGCGCCAGGGCCGCGTGCTCTCAATGCTGCCCGCGATGCTGCTGTACCTTATCTTCTTCCTGCTCCAGACCTCGCTGCGTTCCAACGGCGCGAAAGGCAAGCTTGATCCGCTGATCTGGATGTGGAGCGTTAACCTGCTTTATCTGGCGCTCGCCGTGGCGCTGAACCTGTGGGACACGGTGCCGGTGCGCCGCATTCGCGCCCGCTTTGCTCGTCGGGGAGTGATCGATGCTGGGATTTAG